TCTTTACGATATTTATGAAGCGGTAGAATTAGAGCATGAGGTATTCAATATCCATCAAAATCCAAACCCGAATTGTCTGGTAGGAGCAAATATTCAAGCTGCATTAGAAAAACAATATAGTAAAGTACAAGAAAGCATGGAAACAGAATTAAAAGAGATTCCTTTAGCTGATGTCATTCATCAAATAAAGCATTAAGAGACAAGTAGGTCTCTTCTCTTTTTACTATTAAATGTAACAAAATAAGTTTCATTATAAGAAAGGAAGATCAAACATGAAAGTAGCAATTTTAGGAGCAAACGGAAAAGCAGGTTCAGCGATTTTAGCAGAAGCGAAACAAAGAGGGCTAGATGTTACAGCGATTGTTCGCGACAAAGCGAAAATCACAGATGGTACACCAGTTATTGAGAAAGATGTTTATCAATTAACCGCAGCAGACATAAAGGATTTTGATGTATTAGTCAGTGCATTAGGCTTTTGGGGAGATGTGAGTGAATTTACGGGTTCAACCCAACATTTGATCGATATTTTAAATGGCTTAGACACTCGTTTATTAGTTGTTGGTGGAGCTGGCAGCTTATATGTTGATCCAGAACACACGGTACGTCTAAGTGAAACGCCAGATTTTCCAGAGGCCTTCAAACCATTAGCTACAGCGATGGGTAAAGGATTGGATCTATTAAAAGAAGCAAAAAATATCCATTGGACATATATTAGCCCAGCAGCAGATTTTGATGCTGAAGGAGCAGCAACAGGTAAGTATGTAGCGGCAGGTGAAGAATTAGAGACAGGTGCAGATGGTAAGAGCTATATTTCTTATGCGGATTATGCCATCGCGATGGTTGATGAAATTCAAAATAATGCACATCCAGATCAACGGTTTAGCGTGCATCAATAAAAAGGATATTTAATACGAGAGCGAAGTGGATCGTTTCACTTCGCTCTCGTATTTTTTTATAGTCTGATATGACAAAAACGATAGTTTATTGAAAGCTCAAGCGAGGGTAATTTATATTTTTTTCTTTTATACTATGTTAGACAAAACGAATAAGGAGAAGATATGAATGGAACGTTTTACGGCAAGTAAGTATAGAGGACTTACGACATTTGATTTGAAAATCTTAGGAATCATTCTTATGTTTATCGATCATATTCATCAAATGTTTGTACCGATGGGGGCGCCAAATTGGTTGGATTGGTTTGGACGACCTGTAGCCACATTATTCTTTTTTGTTAGTGTAGTTGGATTTAGCCATACTCGAAGCAAAGAGAAATATATGCTGCGACTGTATTTAGGAATGATCATTATGACCTTTGGCAGCTTTTTTTTACAGAAGTTTGTGGGATATGAAGAAGTTCAGTTAATGAATAATATCTTTAGAGATCTTTTTGTCGGTACATTGATGATGTATGGGATCGATCAGCTATCAGAAGGAGCATCCAGCAAAAAAATCGGTAAGATCGTTTGGGGTCTGGTGCTTATTTTATTCCCGATAGTGACGTCTGTTATTCTAATTTCTTTGATGTCAAATCCATCAACTATGTTTGCAGCAGTTTGGATCGGTAATTTCATTCCAGCATTATTATTTACGGAGAATAATTTCTTAGTATTATTGATCCCACTAATGTATTTAGCAAAAAATCATCGTTGGATTCAATGTTTACTGATTGGTTTAGCTGCTGTATTTTTCTTTTCGCAAGGCTCGACACAGTGGATGATGATTTTTGCAATCCTTCCGATCGCTTTGTTTAATGGGGAAAAAGGAAAAGGCATGCGGAATTTCTTTTACTTCTTCTATCCGCTGCACATTTGGATCTTGTATTTGATCTCTGCTTATATATACACACATTAATAATAAAAACACGTCTTCCGAAGCTGATAATTCGAAAGACGTGTTTTTTTAATAGCATTTAGAGCAAGGGGTTAATCCACGCGCAGTGGCATTTTCCAATGTATCAGGTGTGTACATACCATTTCCGCATTTTCGTGCGTGGTATTTTGAACCCGTCGGTGTAACTAAGACCATTTGTTGAACACCTTGTGTGTCTGGTGCAGGTGCTTCGGGTGTTTGGGCGGCTACAGCAGCGGCTTGTTGTGCTTCAGCTGCTGCTTGCTCTTCTGCTTTTTTCTGAGCTTCAGCAACCTTTTTTGCTTCTTCTTTTTGTGTGTCCAGTGTTCGTTTGACTCCGCTCGCTCGATTGCTTAAATCTTTATTGCCATTAGGCAACTCTTTGATGCGGGCAACGGCTTGATCGTAGTGTTCGTCCGTTGGTTCCTGCTCTGCTTTTTCAACAGCTGTTCGCGCTGCCGCAATAAGGTTTTCATTGTGCTCTTTCTCAGTGATTTTTTGCTGAACAGTAGATAACCGTTTTAACAAAGAATCTTTATTTAATGTTGCCTTATCTACTAAGGCAGTAGCGGAATCAAGCTGTTCTTTTGTTTGCTTCGTTTCAGCAAGTTCAACGGCTGCATAGATCGGTACATTTTCTTTGACGATCGCTAAGCGTTTCGTCAAATCTTCTTGTGTCAGCGAAGTGACTAATGTTGCCGCTTCATCGTAGTTTTTTTGTGTTGGATTTTTCTCTGCTAAAGCAAGCGCTGTTTCCGCTTGTTCAATGGATTCTTGTTCCTGTTTTGCTTCATTTAAGAATGCAATAAAAGCGTTTGAAGGCTTGACTGTGATAATTTCTTCTTTTTCTGTATTCCATGTGCGGCTGTGAATGTCACTTTTTTCGGTTGATCACTTGTCAAACTGACTTTATAACTGAAAGAACCGTCTTTCGTAGTAATTTGTTCGCCGTCTACACTCAGTTCACTTTCTTTATCTGTTTTCCCAGTGATCGTAGCGATTCCCTGGCTATTCGTTTTCAGTGAAGAGTCGTCAAATTCCAAAGTAGGCGAAGATGGTGATAAAACGATTGCTACAATCAATAAAAGTAGGCTGACCCCAGTTAAAAGCAGCGGTTTTTGCTTTTGTTTTCGTTGAATTACTGCTTTTACAGACAAAACACCACCTACAATGATCCCCAAAACACTTAATAAACCAATAATTGCACTCATATTTTCATTATTCCTCCTTTTTATGTATAAACAAATTGTATCATATTTTAAAATTAAAGACAGGAATTATACAAACTTGGTGAGAAACAAAGACAAGTTTCTGATGCGAAAAAAATTCTTGTGATAAAATGAAAGTAGAATGAATTGCGTATCTTAACAGAGAAGGGGAGAAAAATGAAAGCAGAAATTATAGCAGTTGGTACAGAGTTATTATTAGGTCAAGTCGTGAATACGAATGCGACATTTTTATCAGAAGAATTAGCGGATCTAGGTATTGAGGTATATTATCATACCGTTGTAGGTGATAACCCAGTACGTTTAGAGGCGCTATTGACACAAGCGCAAGAGCGTAGTGATTTGATTGTGTTATGCGGCGGCTTAGGTCCGACTGATGATGATTTAACAAAGGATACTGTAGCAGCTCACATTCATCATTCGTTGATTCAGGATGAAGAGGCGTTAGCACAGCTGCACGATTATTTTAACTTCTCTAAGAATAAAATGACGGAAAATAACCTGCGGCAAACACTAATGATCGAAGGTGGCAGAGCCATTCAGAATCCAGCTGGTTTGGCTGTAGGATCATTAGTTACGGAAGCTGATACAACTTATTTATTGTTACCGGGGCCGCCAAATGAATTGAAACCGATGTTCAAAAAAAATGCCCGTCCTTTGTTGGAAGAGCTTTTTCCCCAGCAAGAGCAGCTATTATCGCGAGTACTTAGATTCTATGGTATCGGTGAATCACAATTAGTCACAGAATTAAAGGGACTGATCGATAATCAGAGCAATCCAACGATTGCTCCATATGCTAAACCCAACGAAGTCACGTTGCGTTTGACTGCTAAAGTGACGGATCGCAAAGAAGGAGAGCGGTTGTTGGATCAGACTGAAGCTGAGGTCATGTCACTAGTAGGTGAGTATTTTTACGGCTATGGTGATGAGAATAGCTTAGTTGAAGTAACTGTCGAGCGATTAAAACAAGCTGGAAAAACCGTTTCAGCAGCGGAAAGCTTAACAGCTGGTCTATTTCAGAGTACTTTAGGAGATGTTCCAGGAGTTTCAGAGGTGTTTAAAGGAGGGTTTGTCACATACTCTGAACAGACAAAAGAAACGTTCTTAGGGATTGAACCCACCTTAATCGAAAAAAATGGTGTAGTTAGTGAAGCTTGTGCGATTGCAATGGCTGAGCAGGCAAGGATCTTGAGTGAGGCTGATTTTGCGGTTTCCTTCACTGGGGTAGCAGGACCAGATGAATTGGAGGGGCAGCCGGCTGGAACGGTTTGGATTGGATTGGCAGAAAAGGGGAAACCAACGATAGCAGAACTTCAGCATTTTACCAGAGACAGAAGGTATATCCGTCGAAGTGCTGTAATGAAGGGCTTGGATATGGTTCGTAGGGCTATTGATAAGTAAAAATAAAAAAGGTGAACGTTTGTTCGTTTTTCTCTTGCTTTTTTTAGATAAACCAGTTATGATATATT
This sequence is a window from Enterococcus wangshanyuanii. Protein-coding genes within it:
- a CDS encoding NAD(P)-dependent oxidoreductase produces the protein MKVAILGANGKAGSAILAEAKQRGLDVTAIVRDKAKITDGTPVIEKDVYQLTAADIKDFDVLVSALGFWGDVSEFTGSTQHLIDILNGLDTRLLVVGGAGSLYVDPEHTVRLSETPDFPEAFKPLATAMGKGLDLLKEAKNIHWTYISPAADFDAEGAATGKYVAAGEELETGADGKSYISYADYAIAMVDEIQNNAHPDQRFSVHQ
- a CDS encoding TraX family protein, with the protein product MERFTASKYRGLTTFDLKILGIILMFIDHIHQMFVPMGAPNWLDWFGRPVATLFFFVSVVGFSHTRSKEKYMLRLYLGMIIMTFGSFFLQKFVGYEEVQLMNNIFRDLFVGTLMMYGIDQLSEGASSKKIGKIVWGLVLILFPIVTSVILISLMSNPSTMFAAVWIGNFIPALLFTENNFLVLLIPLMYLAKNHRWIQCLLIGLAAVFFFSQGSTQWMMIFAILPIALFNGEKGKGMRNFFYFFYPLHIWILYLISAYIYTH
- a CDS encoding competence/damage-inducible protein A yields the protein MKAEIIAVGTELLLGQVVNTNATFLSEELADLGIEVYYHTVVGDNPVRLEALLTQAQERSDLIVLCGGLGPTDDDLTKDTVAAHIHHSLIQDEEALAQLHDYFNFSKNKMTENNLRQTLMIEGGRAIQNPAGLAVGSLVTEADTTYLLLPGPPNELKPMFKKNARPLLEELFPQQEQLLSRVLRFYGIGESQLVTELKGLIDNQSNPTIAPYAKPNEVTLRLTAKVTDRKEGERLLDQTEAEVMSLVGEYFYGYGDENSLVEVTVERLKQAGKTVSAAESLTAGLFQSTLGDVPGVSEVFKGGFVTYSEQTKETFLGIEPTLIEKNGVVSEACAIAMAEQARILSEADFAVSFTGVAGPDELEGQPAGTVWIGLAEKGKPTIAELQHFTRDRRYIRRSAVMKGLDMVRRAIDK